The DNA segment AACTGACAGTGTGAATGACTAGCTTTATGTTCCTTAGCTTCCAAATTGCATGAAGTTTGATGATCATGCATGGTTCTTAATTTCACTTGCTATCTGCAATGGTTGTTGTGTATGGATATTGAGAAGTTGGTTGCTTGGCTTGAACAACTGTCGTATAAACTATGATCTATGAATACGGGCGGGCGTGCTCATGAATTTACTTAAACCATGTCCATAGTTTGTTTTTGCATTACTCTCGTAATGGCAGCAATCAAATGAATATCCATATATGTACCTAATACTAACTTGCCAACTGCTGTACTTTAAATTCGGTTGAATtatcaaacacacacaggacgGTGAGGGTGGTTTTGGTAATCATAGTCAAGGTGACCAGAGAGACGAACGCAGTTCAAGAGACCGAGGAACGCGACCCTTCCgaggggggagaggggggaaCACTGGTGGTGGTGGCGGTGGGCTCAGAAAGAGAGAATTTGAAAGACACAGCGGAAATGACAAGAGGTGTGACAATTTTCTTTTTGCAGCAACATTAATGCTTAATAATTTGCGTTCTTTTCTACAGTTCAGTAAAGCCGACTGAAAAGAgagaagggggaggggcccACAACTGGGGACGTCAAGAGGACCAACCAAAGTAAGTACATCTTTAGTATGAACTATTGTGACTATATAAAGGCATGTCCTAAACAAGCCATATGTGGTTTTACGTTGACAGTCAGTCCTCTTTTGCACTGCAATTCTCACCCCCTTTTTGTGCACACACTTACTTTGTACAGTCtctccactccacacacacacagtgatgagTGGACCAATGAGGAAGAGCCTCCGCAAGAGACTGAGCCTGTAACAAATGGCGAAGCCACCGAGGACAAAACGTATGCCCACAAACCAATTGTTTAATTGCCAATAATATAATGCAGTGTATGGTTACATCAGCTACTGTAAAGAAGTACATTGATGTCTCACGTTACTACACATTGTTCTATGTAGTGGTGAGGAACAGGCCGATGAGGCGGCACCGGTAGACGAAGAGCCAGAAGAAATGACCCTTGAAGAATACAGAGCCAAGAACCCGACTGTAAGTGTCCTTATGTACTCGCTGTGTGTAGCCCTTGCTTGCACTAAACTAACAAATCTTGTAGAGCAACAGTATGAAACGGCTAACCTACATACACGTGTAGTTGTTTTGCACACCTAACCTATAGCCTTAttcccccccctcccccccttgTTTCAGGGTCGAGTGAAAGCTGAAGTTGCGGAGAGAAAGGCAGGAGAGAATGTGGACAACACTCAGTGGAAGAACACCTTTCAACTGGAGAAGACAGGCGAGGAGGAGTTCTTCTCTGGAACCAGGGTGAGTGTCTCGTATTtctcaaggtacatgtactgtacgaaTTGAATTGAACTGATCAACTGTACAGAAAGTTTTAAGTAAGGGTACTCCCCTTAAAGAGTTGAGTGTTGCCCTAATAATAATAGCCACACTTCCAGGTGTTAGTCGTTGAGTGGCTCTTTTAGACCATGTTTTTGCTGACACCAAGTGCTTAGATTTGTTTAATCTGCAACACATTAGTAGCTTTCATAACAATCCCAACTTGTTTACTTTGAAAGTAAAAAGGAAACctgtttatatataattatgtaatacaCTATGAAGCATGTTGATAATCAGCTGTGTTTCTGCAGGAAGTGATTGAGAAGCCCAAGACATCTGGACGAATCAAGACAACAATTGACACAACTGGCTTTTTCTTTAAGGATCAAGCAAGACGTGGACGTGGCCGTACCGCAGGGGGTCCAGGGGCCAGTAGGGGAACAGGACGTCGAGACGGAGAGGAACGTCGTGATGACGGAGATCGAAGAGTAGGCCGTGGAGATGGAGACCGAAGAGGTGATCGTGGAGATGGAGACCGACGAGGTGATCGTGGCGATGGGGACCGAAGAGGTGATCGTGGAGATGGGGACCGAAGAGGTGATCGTGGAGACGGGGACCGAAGAGGAGAACGTGGTGATGGGGAGAGACGATTTGGCCGTGGTGACGGCGATCGAAGAGGTGGACGTGGTGATGGCGACCGAAGGCGTGGCCGTGGCGATGGCGATCGAAGAGGTGGCCGTGGCGATGGCGACCGAAGAGATGGACGTGGAGATGGCGACCGAAGAGTTGGGCGTGGAGATGGCGACCGACAAGTTGGGCGTGGAGATGGCGACCGTAGAGATGGGCGAGGGGAGAGGAGACCGTTTGGTGGCGGCGGCGGCGGTGTACGAAAGCGTGACTATGCCCCTAATGTCGAAGATGAGAAAGATTTCCCATCACTGGGCGCTCAATGAGTGACTATACCTCTCGAGGTTTTGCGCTAAACTCTGCTTGCTTTACTGTACTGTGGCAATAGTGATCGTGCATGTTGTACAATTATGTGTTTTGATTTGTGTCTGTATGTATCACTGCTGATACTTGTGTTGCACTGTACCTCATGTTTGTATCAATATTTTCCGCATACATTGATCATCGTTGAATACcactgtgataattataagtcataattattagtgttataaaattaattttaggcCGAAGCTAGTCTCCCAGACCCTGAAAGAGAAAGAGATGATATATATCGGCTGGTCTCACGAGACTAGGCCGAAGCTAATTATAATCCACTGATCGCATGCCTTaattgagtgggtggagtttaTATTTGTATGACTTGGGAGGAAATGTGTTGTGGTTTGCAGTGCACTGGATACCAATTAATAATCATAGTGGATTTTTAGCGGTAGCGGTCgagacctttttttttttatgaacTACCCGTGATACCATTCAATGTTTCGTGTTCCAcatattcataataattattggcagaGAACTATTgcgcggtagaataatttcgcagGTATAATTTTCAGATGGTGCTCTACCAATAGGAAATTTCCACCGTCATTATAAGTTGCGGTATGTTATAATAATTccagagtgcatgcatggctggatAACCAGTTTTCACATCGTTGTGAATTTACAGATGAATAATCAGGTACAATTATTTGAGTGAAAACTTAGTGTCTTTGTGTGAAGTTCTAATTGACTATCTCTTGTTCTTGGCTGTGAACTTCTTGTCTTGTGTGAATGAGATAATGCGCGATCACATACCTCAGTATGGGTTATGATATTTTGATCTGTGTGTAGCTGGTTATCACAACCAGTTGCTAGACATTGTTCTGCTGTGCTCGAAGCACTTTCATTTTGACATTGATAAGTTCCTTGAGCAGTATCTTCGATTAACGCTGGGTTGGTTTTAGAGTCTTTCTTTCGAACTTGAGAAGCCCTAACGAGTGCTTGACTGCTATAGTTAGCCTTAGAGGGTGGTCTAGGTTGTAGAGTGGGTAATGGTGGGAGCTTGGTCTTTTGGGGGTGGACGGTAGGCCGTGGGGTAGCTTGAGATTCCTCTAACATAGCATGTTCCAGCTGGGTGCCAAAGGTTCgtagctctgtgtgtgtgtgggtatgtgttaAGTTGGGACACATAATAAATAGTTGGCAGTTAGTAAAAAACTAGAACTATAGTTTTAGTATATAAGGCCAATTGTTTCCTTTGACGTCCTATATCTCAAGACAAATAGCTGCAGGAGACTTTGTGAGACCTAATAGGTACACCAGACTGCCAGTACATGGGAGTTTGTGCTTGAACGTGTGatctacatctacatgtacattactaaCATTACGGTAGTTTTCAcaacaactgcatgtacatcacGTTGTCTACAATATAGTATGTTTTGGAACCATTCTAACattttgcaaatgtttttgttGGCTTGTGGTCCAGTACCTTGTACTGTAAGTCCTTATAGGACATAATCAATGTATTACCTTTGATAGTCGGCTGGGTGTACACTGTGCGTGTCTGTTCGCCCTCCAGACAGCTTTGTAGGAACTCAATGTCCCTCTGATGCTGAGCACACTCCTCTTTGAGAGCTTGCCTGTGTGAGATCAAAGGTATAGGTATAAACATGCAGGTATCTGTAATTAGCAGGTGTATGATTGTAGTGAATGTTCCCACTAATTTAAACCACCATCTATTCAatgtgtgtgaagtgtggtGAGTGCTACAAGGATGTACGTGTTTCACTCACTGAATCAATGTGTACACCCAAATTCGTATGGGGTACTTTGCTTATTGGTTACATATAAAGTAACATGATACTATAATTACTggaactatatacatgtaaatgcaAAAGAAGGAAGTGTAGGTTGATACATTTGTACCACAAGTATGTCAACCAGTATGTCAACCTGAGATGACTGATGACAAGGTCAATGTCCATTGCATTCACACACTCGCTTTTCTCAGCTAACACAGATGCTTGGCTGTGGAGGAAAGACACAACCCAATTAGTACAACAAATAATGCACACAAAACAAGGAACAGAAATGACTGTTTGCATACCACAAAccagctaccgtatagcaagTAATTTTTATCGGGTAAAAACTTTATTTGCTGATAATGAATTCATCACGTGCACTGTATTGCGTGCATTCTGGTAAAACCATGCCTAAAAGTTTTCATTAGTTCGTCAAGGCCCacttgcccacaaaaataacccactatacggtataagcCAAGGGTAAGTAAGGTATAAAAATGATTGTACCTTCCATCATGGCTTCCCGGGGTCAGCGATCGTAGAGGTGTCTCCCGTCCATCTTGTGAGCTGACAGCACTGAGTGGGCGGCTCCTCACACTCACGCAGCTCCCAGCATCACTACTGTCACAGCAACTACTCCTCCCACTCTTAACAGCCTCGCTCTCTACATAACGCAAAATATTTTCGTTTTTGTCTTGTCCTACACGGTCATGTTTCGATTTTTTTTTTAGATACTCGATAAAGAAGATAATCTCTTGTATGAGTCTTTGTCTCAGTTCAGGTGGTTCTGCCAGGTGTCTGTGTAGTAAGGATGGGTTAGTGGTCTGCTCCTCTCTGTATTGCCTCCATATCTCAAGCAAGGTGGATACCTGTGGAGGGaaacacattataattttgtACAACATAAATTTTATAACTTTAGTGGCAGTACATGTAAGGCCAGACACAAAGTCACTTGCATGGTTCTAGCAGGCACTAAAAAGGTCACAAAGTTCAAAAAAGTGTTGTCGTTATGTTTTCATGGCCTACATGTAAAGCTGAAGCAGGCGGGCCTGAGAATCAATTAATTAACTTTGTTATGGCCATCACCTTAATTTGATTGTCATTGAAACATTCCCTAACCTTAACCCTTCACCATTTACATGCGCTATGCCTTCCTACACCTACACCCAGACTATCATTATGTCTAAATACGATGTGTGAAATCACACTAACCCAAACCTCTCACCTCTTCCCTGAGGTCAGCCACCTGTTCGATGAAGGATGCCCCCAGGACCCTCCGCACCTCGCCCACCTCTTTAGGGGGGCAATGGCTCAGAACCAAACTCCACACAGAGAGACACAATTCAAAGGCTTCTAGAGAATCATCAGGACTGTCTGACAACATCATGACATGCTAATCAAGAAGATCAAAGAAACGTTTACCTCTGTACTCACTTGGAAGGTTTATCCAGAGGTCGTTATGGAGATTAACTGTGGAATGTATCTAATTATGACTGTGTAAAAATATTGCTGACAGATTCATTCCGTCTGCCGGTACAGTACAGTGGCACCGTGGAGGACAGGTGCTTGTAGTATAGCTAGTTATGTGACAGAGCTGCTACTGTTGTAGTGGTCGCCTCAACACTCTCTACATCAAGAGAAAAGAACTATAGCTACGCTAGAACTACTACCACCTTGGGCCCACCTTGGACACCTAGTACCTGGACCTTTGATGCCTACTTAATATCTACAGGCTCTTCAGTTTATATATCACAGGCCATGGCTGAATCTTGGAGACAAAAGCAAGTGGATATTGAACACTGGCTGCAAGGCATTCAGGTGTGAGCAAACTTGTGATAACCTTCATACTGTGTAAGGTGCCCTTGCATGTTGTGTTTGTATTTTATATGTAGACACGTACACCAGACCTTTGTATCACCGTGCGTATGTACATTTTGTTGGGTGGGACATGAATATTTTGTATAAATGTTTTTGTAGAAAGTCTCGCAAACAGTTATTTTTTAGTGGCGCTTTAATTATACATGGCGTGGAATTCAATGCCAATGGTATTGCAATATTCACTATCACCTGCTACTGTGTCTGTTCTGTAGCTTGCTGCTTCTTTGATCCCTTGATCATATTTTCAGtctatacagtcatgtaattgCAACATTACGTACGTGGATCAAATAACCGACACTAGCTACAATGCCATTGCCTCAGGCATGTTGACCACTATCGACAGTAATTATGCAGTGTACACAGATAACgattggtacatgtagttaatgCCCACAGCATAAGGTGCCAACACCACAGCATGCTACAATGTGTAATGTTTGTGCTTGTACAGAGTATGATTGCTTCTTGACTTCTGCCCACACAGCCCCTTATGAATCCGCCATTGTTGCTTTACACGTACACACTGTCTGCCAAGCTGCTACTTTAATTGCTgttcgtgtacatgtatgtagcagAACAGGAACCTTTTGATTGCTAATTGGATAATATAATTAGAGACTCAATTTTATACAACGTAACATGTAAGTATGCATGTACCTCTTTTCTGTAGGCGCCTGACAGGGAGCTAACTTCTAGCTCTGACATTTTAACAACAGACCAGACCACAATATCATCACCAATCGTCACACCATTCTCCTCTCCCCCAAACAACACAGAACTCTTATTCTCACCTCGTCCACAGCCCACTCCTGTCAATGAATCGTTGGCTTTCATCTCCATTCAATCCAAACTCACAGTATCTCCTCCTGCTATGAGCGACCCTATCGGCAGTACCAATAGTCCATCGTATGACACTGTGTCCAAAGGTAATTCTCCAGAATTTGGATACACTCAAAGCAGGAAAACCCAGTCTCCATTGCCAATGGCTACTCCAGAACAGAAGTTACCAAGTTTTGGCACATTTGACGAAGATGACGACCCTTCACAAGATGTTGATATAAAGCGTGTTAACAAGTGGATCAACAGACCTCCAAGTAACCCAATGAGATATTTCGGTCGTGCTTCAACCTCACCCGTTCTATTGCATAAAGACCATAATCCTATTAAGCGCAAAGAATCTGCTCCAATTGCCTTGTTCAGAGGCACTGCTGTCCCTAGATCAAACCTGGCACAAACTCTTACCGTGGCTACCCTTTCCCGTAAGAAAAGCCTCAGTGAACAAGACGTCAGTCAACTTGTggagaaagaaaaagaaagaCGAACGAGTAAAGGAGGGTATTCCTCTGATTCTGAAGTGAAAACAAATAATCCTGAGCCTCTAAATGATGACTCTAGTGACTTACAAAGCTCCACAGGTGCCTGTGGACTTGGCAGTGACCTGTCTAGCTCTGACGGAGGGTGTATTAGTGACAAGAGCGCAGTATTACGGCGGGCACGACTTGCTAATGGTATGTTGCTGTCGGCAGAGAGTGTGGACGTGATTGAGACTAGACTGAGAGAAAGAAGACTCGGACTGGGGTAAGGTGTCATGTATAGAAGTGTATGAACACAGTATAAAGATACAGTGTACTACAATgtataccaggagcacataaCACCCTATGCCGTGTATGTGCTCGTAATACTATGCTTTTCAAGAAATTGGTTTGTGCAAGAACCAGTTCCTATTGAGTATCAACTCTGTTGTTGTTTTCTCAAAGCAATTCTTAGAAAAACAGTATTGTGCGTTCCTAAGCTTTGACATTAATGTAGCAGGTGCTCTGCAATATCCTATATCTGCATCTGAGTGTCACTACCTGTGTAGCCAACTACCTAGATTAGTACCATGGTTACGCTTCCATACATGTAACCCCCAACAACTATTGAAAGAGTTGCCATGCAACAGCTACTGTGGAAGAATGAATCAAACCTTGTTATCGGTTTCCCCAGGCACAATATTGAAAGATGATACTGAATCTTAGCCATGTATACATGTTTACTAATAAATGTATTCAAGAGCGCTGTTGATgcattacatgtgtatgtatacgTACTGTTTCTACGATCAGTGTAATTATTGACTCTTACTCTCCATAGACCTACAGGGGGTCGAAATGATGATGCATGTACGTCCCCAGCACTGCTACTCTCCCCGACATcgccccctccacacctcTCACGCCAATCTCGTCTCTCACGCAGTCccacgcccactccacccacctcACCTTATCACCTGTCCATCGTCCCACTCACTGTGCACTCAGGGACACCACCTCATACGAAAGCAACTCGAGTCACCCGGGAGAACGAGCTAGGGATATCCAAGAAGCAGCTGACACAGTTCAATATGTCCCAGCAGTTTAGCTTCGATACGACCAATGATGAGGACTTCAATAAACCTGCCAGACACCCTAAGTTCCTTAAGAGCAGGTTAGTGTGAGCAGGTCAGTCAGATTATTAGAGCTTTAATTTACAACAGTGTGCATTGGCAAGTATTTGTGTGCACCATGATTATGACATGGTGGTTAAACCTATGAAGGAAGTAGAATAACTTTCATATGGTAACGTGATCTgggtattatacatgtaataatgatAGGCTAGAGAAAGAATTTGAAGCATCTTGTTTCCATGCTTTCTCAGAGTGTTTGTTTAAATTGTGTTAGCTTTTAGTTCTGTTTCCCTTTATTTAGAACTTTGATGTTGTAAACGAACTAGCAAATAGCTAGTTGGTTTACAACAGCAATCTGTGATTTTTGTTTTAGCTCTGAAGCCTTAGTGAAAATGTTTAGGTGTCTAAGCAGATCATGGGGTTTAGATTAGGAGGTCAGTGGAACAGAGGTCATtaatcctacatgtacatccttCGATGTACATTATTATGGAAGCTGCATGAATAATTCAAGTTTGCACGCAGGGAACGATGAATTGAGTAGGAAATGATTgacatgattgttgctaaaaggTATGCAAAACATGTAACACATGGTAAACCAGTTGGGCATGTGCAGCATTGATGCAATAATTGATGCAATGGCTGCTCTTAGACGTTGG comes from the Halichondria panicea chromosome 4, odHalPani1.1, whole genome shotgun sequence genome and includes:
- the LOC135335423 gene encoding SERPINE1 mRNA-binding protein 1-like isoform X1, coding for MESFSVNVNNRFALFLDDEDDPGDVIMPAPVKKEESTKSTKISKQPVGKGVKGKENKDKISQQANKKPAENGNKSADRPLSNSKGPQRSTGGRERMDNRRDRERGDRDDRPPRAPKTGRPRLSSKEKDGEGGFGNHSQGDQRDERSSRDRGTRPFRGGRGGNTGGGGGGLRKREFERHSGNDKSSVKPTEKREGGGAHNWGRQEDQPNLSTPHTHSDEWTNEEEPPQETEPVTNGEATEDKTGEEQADEAAPVDEEPEEMTLEEYRAKNPTGRVKAEVAERKAGENVDNTQWKNTFQLEKTGEEEFFSGTREVIEKPKTSGRIKTTIDTTGFFFKDQARRGRGRTAGGPGASRGTGRRDGEERRDDGDRRVGRGDGDRRGDRGDGDRRGDRGDGDRRGDRGDGDRRGDRGDGDRRGERGDGERRFGRGDGDRRGGRGDGDRRRGRGDGDRRGGRGDGDRRDGRGDGDRRVGRGDGDRQVGRGDGDRRDGRGERRPFGGGGGGVRKRDYAPNVEDEKDFPSLGAQ
- the LOC135335423 gene encoding SERPINE1 mRNA-binding protein 1-like isoform X2, whose amino-acid sequence is MESFSVNVNNRFALFLDDEDDPGDVIMPAPVKKEESTKSTKISKQPVGKGVKGKENKDKISQQANKKPAENGNKSADRPLSNSKGPQRSTGGRERMDNRRDRERGDRDDRPPRAPKTGRPRLSSKEKDGEGGFGNHSQGDQRDERSSRDRGTRPFRGGRGGNTGGGGGGLRKREFERHSGNDKSSVKPTEKREGGGAHNWGRQEDQPNDEWTNEEEPPQETEPVTNGEATEDKTGEEQADEAAPVDEEPEEMTLEEYRAKNPTGRVKAEVAERKAGENVDNTQWKNTFQLEKTGEEEFFSGTREVIEKPKTSGRIKTTIDTTGFFFKDQARRGRGRTAGGPGASRGTGRRDGEERRDDGDRRVGRGDGDRRGDRGDGDRRGDRGDGDRRGDRGDGDRRGDRGDGDRRGERGDGERRFGRGDGDRRGGRGDGDRRRGRGDGDRRGGRGDGDRRDGRGDGDRRVGRGDGDRQVGRGDGDRRDGRGERRPFGGGGGGVRKRDYAPNVEDEKDFPSLGAQ
- the LOC135335210 gene encoding coiled-coil domain-containing protein 24-like → MASILQAPVLHGATIHSTVNLHNDLWINLPSEYRDSPDDSLEAFELCLSVWSLVLSHCPPKEVGEVRRVLGASFIEQVADLREEVSTLLEIWRQYREEQTTNPSLLHRHLAEPPELRQRLIQEIIFFIEYLKKKSKHDRVGQDKNENILRYVESEAVKSGRSSCCDSSDAGSCVSVRSRPLSAVSSQDGRETPLRSLTPGSHDGSQASVLAEKSECVNAMDIDLVISHLRQALKEECAQHQRDIEFLQSCLEGEQTRTVYTQPTIKELRTFGTQLEHAMLEESQATPRPTVHPQKTKLPPLPTLQPRPPSKANYSSQALVRASQVRKKDSKTNPALIEDTAQGTYQCQNESASSTAEQCLATGCDNQLHTDQNIITHTEVCDRALSHSHKTRSSQPRTRDSQLELHTKTLSFHSNNCT
- the LOC135335421 gene encoding uncharacterized protein LOC135335421 isoform X1, coding for MAESWRQKQVDIEHWLQGIQAPDRELTSSSDILTTDQTTISSPIVTPFSSPPNNTELLFSPRPQPTPVNESLAFISIQSKLTVSPPAMSDPIGSTNSPSYDTVSKGNSPEFGYTQSRKTQSPLPMATPEQKLPSFGTFDEDDDPSQDVDIKRVNKWINRPPSNPMRYFGRASTSPVLLHKDHNPIKRKESAPIALFRGTAVPRSNLAQTLTVATLSRKKSLSEQDVSQLVEKEKERRTSKGGYSSDSEVKTNNPEPLNDDSSDLQSSTGACGLGSDLSSSDGGCISDKSAVLRRARLANGMLLSAESVDVIETRLRERRLGLGPTGGRNDDACTSPALLLSPTSPPPHLSRQSRLSRSPTPTPPTSPYHLSIVPLTVHSGTPPHTKATRVTRENELGISKKQLTQFNMSQQFSFDTTNDEDFNKPARHPKFLKSSFLTGTSLSSLGMATHHRSHSDMSLIKSQSNSRHGSLRHDTTNIYSADRRYKSQLDLSSSKVHSEVDGSKPLTIYEQVQLKKLQTEGKEGRTSGSLKKTKVFRQDSGLGTLSTIS
- the LOC135335421 gene encoding uncharacterized protein LOC135335421 isoform X3; this translates as MAESWRQKQVDIEHWLQGIQAPDRELTSSSDILTTDQTTISSPIVTPFSSPPNNTELLFSPRPQPTPVNESLAFISIQSKLTVSPPAMSDPIGSTNSPSYDTVSKGNSPEFGYTQSRKTQSPLPMATPEQKLPSFGTFDEDDDPSQDVDIKRVNKWINRPPSNPMRYFGRASTSPVLLHKDHNPIKRKESAPIALFRGTAVPRSNLAQTLTVATLSRKKSLSEQDVSQLVEKEKERRTSKGGYSSDSEVKTNNPEPLNDDSSDLQSSTGACGLGSDLSSSDGGCISDKSAVLRRARLANGMLLSAESVDVIETRLRERRLGLGPTGGRNDDACTSPALLLSPTSPPPHLSRQSRLSRSPTPTPPTSPYHLSIVPLTVHSGTPPHTKATRVTRENELGISKKQLTQFNMSQQFSFDTTNDEDFNKPARHPKFLKSRLV
- the LOC135335421 gene encoding uncharacterized protein LOC135335421 isoform X2, with the translated sequence MSDPIGSTNSPSYDTVSKGNSPEFGYTQSRKTQSPLPMATPEQKLPSFGTFDEDDDPSQDVDIKRVNKWINRPPSNPMRYFGRASTSPVLLHKDHNPIKRKESAPIALFRGTAVPRSNLAQTLTVATLSRKKSLSEQDVSQLVEKEKERRTSKGGYSSDSEVKTNNPEPLNDDSSDLQSSTGACGLGSDLSSSDGGCISDKSAVLRRARLANGMLLSAESVDVIETRLRERRLGLGPTGGRNDDACTSPALLLSPTSPPPHLSRQSRLSRSPTPTPPTSPYHLSIVPLTVHSGTPPHTKATRVTRENELGISKKQLTQFNMSQQFSFDTTNDEDFNKPARHPKFLKSSFLTGTSLSSLGMATHHRSHSDMSLIKSQSNSRHGSLRHDTTNIYSADRRYKSQLDLSSSKVHSEVDGSKPLTIYEQVQLKKLQTEGKEGRTSGSLKKTKVFRQDSGLGTLSTIS